Part of the Antechinus flavipes isolate AdamAnt ecotype Samford, QLD, Australia chromosome 2, AdamAnt_v2, whole genome shotgun sequence genome is shown below.
GCTCCCGTCTCCGCCCCTCGCAATCAGACCTTCACTTACATGGGCAAGTTCTCCATCGACCCCCAGTACCCTGGTGCTAGCTGCTATCCAGAGGGCATCATCAACATCGTGAGTGCGGGCATTCTGCAGGGGGTGACAGCCCCAGCCTCGACCACCACCTCGTCCAGTGCGTCCTCTGCCTCTCCCAACCCCCTGGCGGGGGCGCCTCTGGGTGTGTGCACCATGTCCCAGACCCAGTCTGACCTGGACCACCTCTActcgcctccccctccccctcctccttacACAGGCTGCACAGGAGATCTCTATCAGGACCCCTCGGCTTTCCTGCCTTCCGCCACCACTTCCACTGCCTCTTCTGCCCTGGCCTATCCACCGCCCCCTTCCTATCCTTCTCCCAAGCCTGCCACAGACCCAGGCCTCTTCCCCATGATCCCAGACTACCCGGGCTTCTTCCCGCCTCAGTGCCAGCGGGACTTTCACGGGGCAGGAGGCCCAGACCGAAAGCCTTTCTCCTGCCCCCTGGATTCTCTGCGGGTCCCACCACCACTCACCCCACTCTCCACCATCCGTAACTTTACTCTGGGAGGCCCCAGTGCTGGGGCTGCCGGACCTGGGGGCAGCAGTGGCGGTGAGGGTGGTCCCCGGCTCTCCGGgagcgccgccgccgccgcctacAATCCCCACCACTTGCCGCTTCGTCCCATACTTCGCCCACGAAAGTACCCGAACCGGCCCAGCAAGACGCCGGTTCACGAACGACCGTACCCGTGCCCGGCCGAGGGCTGTGACCGGCGCTTCTCCAGGAGCGATGAACTGACCAGACATATCCGAATCCACACCGGACACAAGCCCTTCCAGTGTCGGATCTGCATGCGGAACTTTAGCCGCAGCGACCACCTCACCACCCACATCcgaacccacactggagagaagcccttTGCTTGTGACTACTGTGGCAGAAAGTTTGCCCGCAGTGACGAACGCAAACGCCACACCAAGATCCATCTCCggcagaaggagagaaagagcagCGCTCCCCCTTCCTCTTCAGGGCCAGGAACCTCTTCCACCTCCTCCTGCCCAGGAGGAACCCAGTCTGGGGGGGTCTTGGGCAGCGGCAGTGGCAGCAGCCTTCTGGGCGGGGGGGCCCTGACCTCTTGTGCTTCTCGGACCCGGACACCCTGAGTAGAGACTCTTGACCTGACCAGCTCCTTGAGGGGCCATTGGGCCCTTTCCAACCTGAGCTGCACAAACACTACCATTGGCTCCTCACTTCTCCCTTCAAAACAATCTGGAAGGGTCTGGGGGGGGTGGGGATCCCATCACTGCTCCCCTTTTAGCTGAGAAACAGGTCCTTCTTGAAACTGGGCTCATTTTGGTCTCTCCTTAGATGGGATGACTCTGACCAAAAGGTACAAGGGAGGATCTGAAGGGGTGGGAATGAGGATCGGTGCCCTCCAGAAACTGGGGTTTCCTATCCTCCTTTCACAAGGGTTGTTGAACTGGAGTTTTGACTCCCTGCCCCCCTCCCTGTTCTCCCCTTTGCTTTGATGCATCCGTGAGGGCATCTTGACTGTGGGCATCGGAGTTGATGTGGGACCCCATTGAAGTAGGTTGGGAGATGCTGATGCCTTAGAAAAGTGGGGTCACCCGAAAGACCCAAACTGATGTGCACTTTATCTAGCATGGTGGCTGCTTTGGGGGGGCTGTATGGTGAGCCAAACACAGACTCAAAATCCAGTTCTGGGAGCCTTGAACAGTGATCAGAGCTCATCTGGTTTCAGCCCTTTGAGCAATATGTAGTATAAACAAGAGAGAACAGAAGTGCAATCTGATGAGATAGACTAAGTTGGCAACTGATGCTTTTTCAGTAGTTAGTTGGAAATTGTAAATGGCTATTTTTCCAGTGTATATTCACTCAGATattagtgtattttttttaatgtgcactGTTCTCCAAGATCTCaacttttgggaaagaaaaaggaaaacgtTTATGATCTATTGGACCAAGAATCAGAGGAtagtttatttaaaagggagggtgggggtgggggggaatgtACATATATTCTCTGAATTAGGATGCATGCGATTGTGTTGACGTGTCCTCGGTGCCTTGTGTGATGTAGACAATGTTGCAGTGTCTGCATGTAAATGGGTTGCCTTATTAATTACTGAAAAATCACTCCCTGGTTTTAGTATGCCTGTACATTTCTGCCTAttaatatttggatttttttttttttagaaactatATTTTTGTACGCTGTTTTGTGACTTTAAAGTGTTACTTTTGGAGTAAAATGTCAAATACAGAtgtaaataacattaaaagagCTGACTCCTTCGGTTATAAGCTTCCCTATAGCTGTGGAGTTAGAAATTGTTCATCACCCTAATACACAACCACTAACTGGAATTTGGATAATGGATGGTTTGTGATCCTAGtgtaaataaatacttttcaacAATAGCTTTGCTGCATAAATCTTTCAAGACAGGAAGGTGAAGAGGGAGGTGGAGGTGGTGTAGGGGTCGGGAGGGTTGCTGTAGTCAATCTTATCCCCTATTAGCCTCTGGTATCTTGGGGCTATTTGTGTGCTTAagacaaaagtattttttttttttttggggggggggaggtgaagGCCCGAAACAGTTTTCTCTTCTGGGGTTAATGGACTAGCTATTTCCTCAAAATAGTGAAATTGCTGAGCCCAGCCTGAGAccccaaagttttcctttccagGACGTAATTGCCCTCTCACCCCAAAGTAATCTCCATTCATAATCAAGTGTTAGGGCTGTGGGTATTTCCCCTATGCATTAGTGTCAAAATGGGGAGGCGGGCGTTTTGACTCATTGTTCCGTGCTCTAAAACAGCTTATAGCTTCCCCCCCCTGCCTGAGTGGGCCCCGGAAAATAAATACTTACAAACAAGTGCCCACTCCATTGGAGACACTTTCAAAACCATGATCCCTGAGAGGCTGGAGCTCAGAGATGCGCCTTTGTGGAAAGTGTTGTGGCCAGGGCAGGCTGGAAACAACTTTCAGTTTCCAGGATTAGTCTTTTACAACCACAGAAAACTTTTTTGAAAACTGCTTATCTGCTATTTAGATCAGCGTGCTCTCAGACACTGCTAGTGACAGCATCAGTGGGCTGCCACAGGAATTACCCCAGCACTCATTTCTCTGCCTTTCAGTCATCAATTAATTACGCTCTCCCCCCTCCCGGTTCGAGGGCTCTTGTCCGAGCTGCGGGAGGCATCCCTTCGCCATCACCAGCTACTCGGGCTTCCCGGGAGCACAGGATTCGGAGCTGGGAAGGGACCGAGTCCGCTCCTCTGAACGCAGGAGCGCTGGAAGGGGCCACGCGAGGCGGTCTGATCCTATCACCTTTTCAGATGCGGAAAACGGGGGCTCAGGGAACAGAGCCCCGGTTCAAGGTCATATAGGTTAATGGGGCTCTGGGAGGAGTAGCTGAGTACTTAGTACCCCGAGGATATTACAGGTGTGTACTTTCAAGAAAACCACCACCATCCCAACAAAACCCCAGGATTGAAACTCATTAGGGGTGTTATTCATATTGCTAAAGGACTCTTTGCCATTCAAAAGGATTCACTGCTGGGTTTCTTTAAATTGGGGACTTCCTCGTGAATTTTAAATACAACTCCATTTCCAAAAAATAGCAGTTTACAGTGTGTTTTCACAAACAGGTAATTTGGTCCGGGGCTCTACCATTACTACTCAAAGTCCGATACAATGATCAGCCAAATCATTCAAATTCTCATTTCTGGTTCATCTTAGCTGCATTCCTAAAAGGTCGGACTGGAGTCTACAACTTCTACAAACCCGTTTTAACAATATAATCCTCTGGTTTCCATATCTGCCCTTCCTCCTAGGGAGGCCTCCTCAAGGATGAACAGCATCGTTCTCTTGGTGGCTCCTAGGGTGGCCAGCCTATGGGATACTTTCCCAATAAGAAAAGGCAACCCTGGCCTGCTGCCTTTGCCTTCGTCTAATGGTCTCTCATTTCTGCTGCTTTTGGGGTAATTTGATCAtgttaaatattcttttaaaattaaaaacataaatttaaaaattctttttctaaaataatagtATACTCTTTCTATGACAACTAAATTAGAACTATAAAATGAGTCTCGTATGATTTTACAATGTAATTAGGGCTCACAATTTCAATCTAGGCAGGCAACTCtaaccaaaataaaatttaaaaatatgcaaatagtaattaaaaaaaaaccaccacaaaATAAAAGTGATTTCAACTTTCACATCAGGGTAATATCGGAGTTTGAATTCATGTTGAATGTAACAATCTCATTTtcattgagcttttttttttggataattaccttcctcccctccccccacctgtAGACTTCTTAAAGGcacttttccaaattttctaatTACACTGTATCTGGCTATTAACTTAATCACATTTGGTTTTCATGGGAGCAAATAAGCCTTTACTTGGATTTTGGattctatttagcttttaaaaaccACTAAAGATGACTTTTTTCCCCTGCTAACttgtaaatgttttattgaatatGATTGCTAATGTTGCTACCGAGTTGTACTTATTAAAAAGTAGCTTCCAGACAATAAGCCCCTTAGACGTTTACGATGCTCACGAGATGGTTCAGTGCACATGAAGAACCCAcccattaaaaaaacataaaagcttTGAAGAGTTGAAACCAGTATGCTCCTTTATTTCAGCATCCCAACagctggggaaaagggaagaaattaaacTGGCATGTAAATATTCACACTGGCATGCCAGCTGATGGCCATTTTaagggagatgggggagggaaagcTGGTCAGCAGGAAGCACTATGCTGCTGGAGATGCAAAAAGCCAGCCTGGTCTCAGAAAGAGTGCGGCgcaaaatgagagaaggaaagaaacttaAGTCAGTTTCTTTCTTCAATGATACACAGATTTCttgttaaatagaaaaaaaaagcagtctcATCTGTTGAAGCAAATAATTGTGCTTTTAAATTGCAGTCTCAGCTGTTTTTCATCTGATGTCTTAAAGCTAGAGTTCGAAGGATTTGTCGAATGGGTTTTATGGAAGCTGATGTTATTTGGGCAGGGAAATGGTTTCCCCACATGAAGTTATGTTCTATGctaagggttcttaacctggtatccctgaacttaaaaaaattttttttgtcaacTGATCAagtgttctttgtttttttggtcataactATGTATCTTATGCATTCAAAAACATCATTGTGAGCAGTccaagacaggaaaaaaaaaaggttaagaacccttggtcTAAGCATTCTTTAATAAGCAATTAAAATGTACAAGTCAAACATTTTACATCTCTATTTGCCAAAAGATATAGTGAATAtttattctaacacttaaatcCAGAAACTCCAAACAGTCCCAATAGAAGCAGCAGAATCTAGGATGGACTCAGCAGTTTGTGTTTGACACCAGATGCTTCAGTGTATTGTAAATAATCAATCACTCTATTCTAATTGTCACCTACTCTTGAAATGGTTGGAATCTCCAAGCTCTCATTCCTAGATCATTAAAGTGGAGTAGCATCAGTTTTCACTGTGTGATCACAATGGAACATTGGAGgctaaaatgttctaaattaaacaaaatattgcTTCTTTTCTGGGCAGTAGAACTAGCACAACAGGTCACAGAACCAAGAGGAATGGATCAGCAAGTACTGACATGGCTGAAGCAGTTTTAAGGAAAATGAATGTCAAAGAGATCAAACAGGTAGACTCAAGGAAGTTACAACTGTTAATGTCAAAGTTCAAGGAATCCATTCTATAGAGAACATTCATGCTACTTGAATACACTGCACTTTCATTAACAAATAGCAACTCAGGCACATTTTAATCCATGCAAAGCATGCTTATTAAAGACAGTTCTTGCAAAAGATTAAGTATACATATGATCTTTCACTCAAGAGTATTAgtcaagaggaagagaggaagaactTTTGAAACATTTATATTGAATACTTCTCACCCGTAAGAGGAAATTATTGCATTTTTGTATTaaacagaaaaaagttttaaCGATTCATTTCTGTGTGCTCATTGTCTATTATGTTTTAATGAACAAGAAACACCCTGTCTTCTGAGGGGTAGGTGCCGTCCACGATACCACATTAAGCTTCTGTCTGGTTGTTAAACGGTCCATGTGGGTTGGAGGGAGCACGAATTAGCAGCATCTGGAGTCAGTTCAGTGCCTCAAGGTGCCAGCCCAATCCTTTGGCCCTCAAGTCTTTAGTGAAGGATTCTCTTCCTCAGTGGCCTGCTCAGTCCCAGGAAGCTCTAGAAAGGTATATTTGGTTGTCATTGCTGCTGACCACACCTGAAGCACTGCTCTAGAGGACCAAAGGCAAGCCGTGTCCATCTCATAGAACAATCATccacaaaaaccccaaacaagCAATACTCATCCTTTTCTGGGCAATGGCAATTTTAGGGAAACTTTTGAAAAACACTCAAGCCTTTCCAAAAGCTGCTGCTTGTGTAAGAACCTTATTATTCATTTACTGAATGGAATTCTGAAGAATAAGGCAGAACCCAGCCGTCACAACAGTCCTCTGCTGAACGAGTTAGCAAAAGTCACATTTAAAGAATCAGTTGAATTACTGTAAAACGTGACATAAATTACAAGTAACACTTTATCTTAGTTAATGGCTTCTGTTCTACAATGTATTTCCAAAAGGAGGTATGCCATAATCATACCATAATACATTCATCACTGTGCccaaaaaaataccaaatgaaCACATTTTTGTTATGTTAATGCTTCTGTTAAGTAAATTGAGTTGCATATATAGCAGTTATTGTACTTAATAGTTGAGCTTTCTGAGCTAAGTAAAGAGCTGCCCCGAATGGTCGAAAGGTGTCTTAAATCACACACTAGGATATCagactacaataaaaaagatctGAACACAACGTGAGCTCCCCCCGCCACAATTAGTCCACATGGAAAAGAAGACGTGGGGATGTGTCCGAGTCCCAGAGCAGTAGTATGCCGTTAAGTTCAGCAggcatttaaaatataagaaataaagggATCCCCTTGGAATCGGGGCCCCCGCACTTGGGCCTGGGTGAGCCGGTATGCATAGGGAGGTATAGGCACAGAGTTTCCCTGCAGGATGAACACCAGCTTTCACCAACTACAAAATATTTCCCTTTATTAGCAAGGCTGGAACTCACACATCCCCACGTGGGCAAGTCAATCAAGACTGCTTACACGACAGCCGGGCAGGTTTGTAAGTAGTTTATTTCTACAACTcgtttttattaaaagttttatgAAAAAGTAAACTCTATAAATAGTATAAAGAGGGAAACAACAGGGCTCCAGACGCCCCAAGCCATCGTCTCCGACATCGGAATAACAAAGAAGCTGCTCAGTAGCCCAGTTAAAAAAATTCCCCGGCCCCCGAGCCGAGGCCCCGGCCCGGCCCTGGCGCTCCCCGCCCGGGGCCCTCTCCCGGAGCCCGGCCCCGGCCCCCGCCCACCCACCCCCCTTATCCCCAGGAGAGCTCCGGCgtagggggggagggggaggccgtGGACTACATTCAGTCGCCCGGAAGCCTAAAAAACGCGCCGGGCCGCGTCTGGCGGACACAGCGCCGGGCCCGCAGACGCGGCGGGGCGGGGCGAGGACGAGTGGGACGGACGCACGCTGCCCACCCCTCGGCGCCCCGCGGCCGAGAGTGGACTTCACCCCGTCccgttaaaaaaaaaggaaaaaaaggaggctGCTTTCCCAACTAATTTACTTGCACCTAGATTATCAGACCCCGCGGCCCCCGGAGGAGAGACAGCGGGGCACATGGCTTGCGAGTGATGGGCGCGCGAAGACTCCGCCGGGGCGACCGGCTCACGGAGTGACCTTGGGGCCCGGGTAGGGCTCGCCTTCGCACCAGAAGTCGGCGGCCTGAGGCGTTTCGAGGAGCCATACTTCCCGGGGCACGGGTGGAGGCGCGGCCGGGCCGGGAGCGGGTGCGGGTCCGGGCCCGGGAGCGACGGTGCAGGCAGGTGCGGCGGGCTCCAGGAGCCGGTAGTAGTGGCAGTCGCGGCCGTCGTCGGGGTCGTAGGGTGGAGCGAGGATGTCGAGGAAGGCGGCGGGCCCGTCCACGGCGTCGATCTGGTGCAGGTTGTCGC
Proteins encoded:
- the EGR2 gene encoding E3 SUMO-protein ligase EGR2 codes for the protein MMTAKTVDKIPVTLSGFVHQLSDNIYPVEDLAATAATSVPIFPNADLGGPFDQMNGVTGDGMINIDMTGEKRSLDLPYPSSFAPVSAPRNQTFTYMGKFSIDPQYPGASCYPEGIINIVSAGILQGVTAPASTTTSSSASSASPNPLAGAPLGVCTMSQTQSDLDHLYSPPPPPPPYTGCTGDLYQDPSAFLPSATTSTASSALAYPPPPSYPSPKPATDPGLFPMIPDYPGFFPPQCQRDFHGAGGPDRKPFSCPLDSLRVPPPLTPLSTIRNFTLGGPSAGAAGPGGSSGGEGGPRLSGSAAAAAYNPHHLPLRPILRPRKYPNRPSKTPVHERPYPCPAEGCDRRFSRSDELTRHIRIHTGHKPFQCRICMRNFSRSDHLTTHIRTHTGEKPFACDYCGRKFARSDERKRHTKIHLRQKERKSSAPPSSSGPGTSSTSSCPGGTQSGGVLGSGSGSSLLGGGALTSCASRTRTP